GCCCGACTGGCGCGCGCGCCCTTTGGTCTGGCGCTCTCTGCTGCGCGTCAATGCGAGGCGCGGGTGGAGACGGTTGGCATCACCCCTTACCAGCTGCGTCTGACGGCCTTTGTCATCTCAGGAGCGATCACCGGTCTGGCCGGCGCGCTGTTTGCCGATCTGAACCGTTTTGTCAGCCCCACAATGTTCAGTTGGCACACCAGTGGTGAGATCATGATTTTTGTTATCATCGGCGGCGTCGGGCGGCTTTTTGGCCCGGTGATCGGGGCTGCGTTGTTCATTCTGCTCGAGCACCTTCTGGGTGGGATCAGCGATTACTGGCAGATCTATCTGGGCGGGCTGCTGCTGATCATTGTACTTTACGCCCGTGGCGGCGTGATCGGTGCGATCAGCGGACGGGAGGTGGCCCATGACTGATCCAACGGGCGCAAAGCAGGTTTTGGAGGTCAGAGATCTTAGCAAATCCTTTGGCGCGTTGCAGGCCAGCAAGAACATCTCTCTGGATCTGCGTGCCGGAGAAATCCATGCCTTGATTGGTCCGAACGGCGCCGGAAAATCAACACTTATCAAGCAGATATCCGGGGAACTTCGTCCCGACAGCGGGTCCGTTTCGCTGCTTGGTCATCCGGTAGATGATCTGAGCCGTGTCGCACGAGCCCGGATGGGGCTGGGGCGTACCTTCCAGATCTCCGCCCTCGCGATGGACTTCACGGTATTGCAAAACGCGGTGCTCGGCGCGCTTGGCGCGCGGGGCGGCGTGTTTCGGTTCCTAGGCAATGTGATGCGGGACAAGGCATTGGTGGCGCAGGCGGAACACGCCTTGGAGCGCGTGGGCCTGTTGAGCGACGCAAAGCGGCGGACCGCGGACCTGTCACATGGCCAACGGCGCCAACTGGAGGTGGCGGTGGCGCTGACGCTGCAACCACGGCTGTTCCTGATGGATGAGCCGATGGCAGGCCTTGGGGCAGGTGGATCGCAGGCGCTGACAGGGTTTCTGAACACCCTGCGCCATGAGGCGCCGATCCTTCTGGTAGAGCATGATATGGATGCTGTCTTTGCTTTGGCGGATCGGATCAGCGTGTTGGTTTATGGCGAAGTCATCGCCACCGGCACCACCGATGAGATCCGCAACAACGCAGAGGTGCGACGCGCCTACTTGGGTGAGGAGGAGGCGGTATGACTTTGCTATCTCTAAAAAATGTTACTGCGTCCTATGGGCCG
The nucleotide sequence above comes from Phaeobacter inhibens DSM 16374. Encoded proteins:
- a CDS encoding ABC transporter ATP-binding protein, which encodes MTDPTGAKQVLEVRDLSKSFGALQASKNISLDLRAGEIHALIGPNGAGKSTLIKQISGELRPDSGSVSLLGHPVDDLSRVARARMGLGRTFQISALAMDFTVLQNAVLGALGARGGVFRFLGNVMRDKALVAQAEHALERVGLLSDAKRRTADLSHGQRRQLEVAVALTLQPRLFLMDEPMAGLGAGGSQALTGFLNTLRHEAPILLVEHDMDAVFALADRISVLVYGEVIATGTTDEIRNNAEVRRAYLGEEEAV